In Nonlabens agnitus, the DNA window GCTGCTTAAGGAGAGCACGTTCAACGATGAGAACGGTGACGGCTTCGCACAGTTGGGCGAGACGATCAGCTACAGCTTCACTGTAACGAACCCGGAGCGACTACGTTGACGGATATCACGATCACGGATCCACTACTAGTGGCGCCTAACGGCAGCCTTACTGGCGGCCCTATCGCGAGCCTTGCACCTGGAGCGGTGGACACGACGACCTTTAGCGGAAGCTACACGATCCAGCAGTCCGACATTGATGCGGGAACGGTAACCAACCAGGCACTTGCCAGGGAACGAATCCTGATGGTGACGATGTGACGATACTCTGATGACCTAACAACCCGACGGATGAGGATCCAGACGGCGACGGCGATCCAGATGATCCAACGGATACGGACTTCCAGATGACAGTGACATATCGCTGCTTAAGGAGAGCACGTTCAACGATGAGAACGGTGACGGCTTCGCACAGTTGGGCGAGACGATCAGCTACAGCTTCACTGTAACGAACACCGGAGCGACTACGTTGACGGATATCACGATCACGGATCCACTACTAGTGGCGCCTAACGGCAGCTTACTGGCGGCCCTATCGCGAGCCTTGCACCTGGAGCGGTGGACACGACGACCTTTAGCGGAAGCTACACGATCCAGCAGTCCGACATTGATGCGGAACGGTAACCAAACCAGGCACTTGCCACGGGAACGAATCCGGATGGTGACGATGTGACGGATACCTCTGATGACCCTAACAACCCGACGGATGAGGATCCAGACGGCGACGGCGATCCAGATGATCCAACGGATACGGACCTTCCAGATGGACAGTGACATATCGCTGCTTAAGGAGAGCACGTTCAACGATGAGAACGGTGACGGCTTTCGCACAGTTGGGCGAGACGATCAGCTACAGCTTCACTGTAACGAACACCGGAGCGACTACGTTGACGGATATCACGATCACGGATCCACTACTAGTGG includes these proteins:
- a CDS encoding DUF7507 domain-containing protein, with amino-acid sequence MRTVTAFAQLGETISYSFTVTNTGATTLTDITITDPLLVAPNGALPADRSLALHQSGGHDDL
- a CDS encoding DUF7507 domain-containing protein, which produces MLKESTFNDENGDGFAQLGETISYSFTVTNTGATTLTDITITDPLLVAPNGSLLAALSRALHLERWTRRPLAEATRSSSPTLMRNGNQTRHLPRERIRMVTM